The following coding sequences lie in one Candidatus Nitrospira allomarina genomic window:
- a CDS encoding multidrug efflux RND transporter permease subunit, which yields MSSHFFIDRPIFATVISIVIVVVGLVSLQILPIAQFPQITPPVVQIEADYPGASAEVVAEAVARPIEVQLPGIDNLLYYDSSSTNDGHMTIRLTFEIGTDIDIAQVQTQNRQRLAEPQLPPEVVRQGITVKKVSPDMLAVVALSSSDPRQDTVFLSNFAILRIVDNIKRLPGVGDALIFGGQNYSMRLILDPIRMAQMDVTPTDIANVVREQNRDFPAGRIGREPAPSGTEMTIPVITQGRMSEAKEFEDMIVRAYPDGSMVRLGEVATVELGAQSYDLEGRWNGKPNVFLLTFLSPGANALETMKRIKDEMNSLTKIFPAGVSYDIPYDTTRFIEVSIQQVVKTLGEALILVILVVYLFLQSWRATLIPAVAVPVSLIGTFAGMVSLGFSINTLTLFGMVLSIGIVVDDAIVVVENVARHIQNGHPPKEAAKLAMTEVTGPVIALVVVLAAVFLPVAFLGGITGELYQQFAITITLSVVLSGIVALTLSPALCALILKPKQDGENRFWKKFNDGFDWVQNRYVGTVSTILKHAVLSLAIFGVLLVVSGGLFKALPSSFLPEEDQGYFISIIQLPDGASKQRTIEVLKQVESYFLSVPEVHSTDALVGQNFVFNTRGANQATMFVPLHHWDDRTRPDQHVKALIGNAFKKFAEIPEALILAFNAPSIRGLGATGGFSLQLQDPSGGDFQKFAAITQQFVNKAQQDPAIGAIGTSFRVSAPRLYAQVDRERAKALGVPISEVFDTMQAYFGNLYINDFIKFGRVYRVQTEALPEFRSSPDDISKIYVRARNAKGSTMVPLDSVVSTEFTSGPDTVTHFNGFNTASVLGAAAPGYSSGAALDALERLAQEILIPQGYDIDWSGISYQERQTGTESIFAFAFGLLMVFLVLAALYESWSVPFAVILAVPFGLFGALSAVWMRGLSNDIYFQIGLVTLIGLAARNAILIVEFANHRYEGGMPLVEAALEAVRLRFRPIIMTSMAFIFGVVPLVIASGAGAASRQSIGTGVFGGMLAATLLAIFFVPLFFVLIRKLAHRVRRRSASSPAEDLTESVLDGEP from the coding sequence ATGAGTTCTCATTTTTTTATCGACCGACCGATCTTTGCCACGGTCATTTCCATTGTGATCGTGGTCGTGGGATTGGTGTCTCTTCAGATTCTTCCCATTGCGCAGTTTCCGCAGATTACCCCTCCTGTGGTTCAGATCGAGGCGGATTATCCCGGTGCCAGTGCGGAAGTCGTGGCCGAAGCCGTGGCCCGGCCGATTGAGGTGCAACTTCCCGGGATCGATAATCTCCTGTACTACGATTCTTCCAGCACCAACGACGGCCATATGACCATCCGATTGACCTTTGAGATCGGGACCGATATCGATATCGCGCAAGTGCAAACTCAGAACCGTCAACGCCTGGCGGAGCCACAGCTTCCGCCGGAGGTTGTCCGGCAGGGCATCACAGTCAAAAAAGTCTCTCCGGATATGCTGGCGGTGGTGGCGCTCAGTTCCAGTGATCCTCGTCAGGATACGGTCTTCCTCTCAAATTTCGCGATCCTCCGCATCGTGGACAACATCAAACGGCTTCCCGGAGTGGGGGATGCGTTGATCTTTGGAGGACAGAACTACTCCATGCGTCTCATTTTAGACCCCATTCGCATGGCGCAAATGGATGTGACGCCCACCGACATTGCGAATGTTGTTCGTGAGCAAAACCGGGATTTCCCGGCCGGCCGGATCGGGCGTGAGCCTGCCCCCAGTGGTACCGAGATGACCATTCCCGTGATCACACAAGGCCGAATGAGCGAGGCCAAAGAATTCGAAGACATGATTGTCCGGGCCTATCCGGATGGCTCCATGGTACGGCTGGGAGAAGTCGCCACAGTCGAACTCGGCGCGCAGTCCTACGACCTCGAGGGACGGTGGAATGGCAAACCGAATGTCTTCCTGCTGACATTCCTCTCCCCGGGAGCCAATGCCCTTGAAACCATGAAACGCATCAAGGACGAGATGAACAGCCTCACAAAAATTTTTCCGGCCGGGGTCTCATACGACATCCCGTACGATACGACCCGATTCATTGAGGTGTCCATTCAACAAGTGGTGAAGACGCTGGGCGAAGCCTTGATCCTGGTTATTCTGGTGGTCTACCTCTTCCTTCAAAGCTGGCGGGCAACATTAATTCCGGCCGTGGCCGTTCCCGTTTCATTGATCGGCACCTTTGCGGGCATGGTCAGCCTGGGATTTTCAATTAATACCTTGACCCTGTTCGGCATGGTGCTGTCCATCGGGATTGTGGTGGATGATGCCATTGTGGTGGTGGAAAACGTGGCCAGGCACATTCAGAACGGACACCCGCCCAAGGAAGCCGCGAAGCTGGCCATGACGGAGGTGACCGGACCGGTCATTGCGCTCGTCGTGGTACTGGCGGCGGTCTTTCTGCCGGTGGCGTTTCTGGGGGGGATTACCGGAGAACTCTATCAGCAATTTGCCATCACCATTACGCTGTCCGTGGTCCTGTCCGGGATCGTGGCCCTGACGTTGAGCCCGGCTCTTTGTGCGTTGATTCTCAAGCCGAAGCAGGACGGGGAGAACCGGTTTTGGAAGAAATTTAATGACGGATTCGATTGGGTGCAGAATCGATATGTGGGGACGGTGAGCACGATTCTTAAACATGCCGTGCTGTCCCTTGCCATCTTTGGCGTCTTGCTTGTTGTCAGCGGCGGGTTGTTTAAGGCCCTTCCATCCAGTTTTCTACCTGAAGAGGATCAGGGATACTTTATTTCAATCATTCAATTGCCGGATGGCGCCTCCAAACAACGCACGATTGAAGTCCTCAAGCAGGTGGAAAGCTATTTTCTGTCAGTGCCCGAGGTTCATTCAACTGATGCCCTTGTCGGGCAGAACTTCGTCTTTAACACCCGCGGGGCCAATCAAGCCACCATGTTTGTGCCTCTGCATCATTGGGATGATCGCACTCGACCGGACCAACATGTCAAAGCCCTGATTGGCAACGCCTTCAAAAAATTTGCCGAAATACCCGAGGCGCTGATTCTGGCTTTTAACGCGCCTTCTATTCGCGGCTTGGGGGCCACCGGTGGCTTCTCATTACAATTACAGGATCCGAGCGGTGGAGATTTCCAAAAATTTGCCGCCATCACGCAACAATTTGTGAACAAGGCGCAACAAGATCCGGCCATTGGTGCGATCGGCACAAGTTTTCGCGTGTCGGCGCCGCGACTGTATGCCCAGGTGGATCGGGAACGGGCCAAAGCCCTTGGCGTGCCCATTTCCGAGGTGTTCGATACGATGCAAGCGTATTTTGGGAATTTGTACATTAACGACTTCATCAAGTTTGGACGGGTGTATCGCGTGCAGACCGAAGCGTTGCCGGAGTTCCGGTCGAGTCCGGACGATATCTCGAAAATTTATGTGCGTGCCCGAAATGCCAAAGGTTCCACGATGGTGCCGTTGGATTCGGTGGTTAGTACGGAATTTACGAGTGGGCCGGATACGGTGACGCATTTCAACGGATTTAATACCGCCTCGGTCTTGGGTGCCGCGGCTCCCGGATATAGTTCAGGGGCTGCCCTTGATGCGTTGGAACGACTGGCTCAGGAGATTCTGATACCACAAGGGTATGATATCGATTGGAGCGGAATATCGTATCAGGAACGGCAGACCGGAACGGAGTCCATCTTTGCCTTTGCCTTTGGCCTCTTGATGGTGTTTCTGGTGCTTGCCGCGTTGTACGAAAGCTGGTCGGTGCCCTTTGCGGTGATTCTTGCCGTGCCGTTCGGCCTCTTCGGGGCCCTCTCCGCCGTGTGGATGCGGGGCTTGAGCAATGATATCTACTTTCAAATCGGCTTAGTGACCTTAATCGGCCTTGCGGCACGAAACGCGATACTCATTGTTGAATTTGCGAATCATCGCTACGAGGGAGGGATGCCGTTGGTGGAGGCAGCCTTGGAAGCCGTCCGTCTTCGATTCCGGCCGATCATTATGACCTCGATGGCATTTATTTTTGGCGTGGTGCCCCTGGTGATTGCGTCCGGCGCGGGCGCGGCCAGTCGCCAATCCATCGGGACAGGCGTCTTCGGCGGAATGTTGGCGGCAACCCTGTTAGCGATCTTTTTTGTGCCGTTGTTCTTTGTGCTGATCAGGAAGCTCGCTCACCGCGTGCGGAGGAGGTCTGCGTCCTCTCCCGCTGAGGATCTGACCGAGTCCGTCTTGGATGGAGAACCCTAA
- a CDS encoding efflux transporter outer membrane subunit — MRSVCGLFLSSVLLMSCAMGPDYSRPDIKTADQFRMSDTEGESIANLPWWELLHDEELQKLIRVALEENKNLQEAAASVEEFQARVFIERMDFAPQLSTQLNAPVLGKFGGFARPGFPSNFSYFGIGNLNWEIDIWGRIRRSNEAAFGDLLAREENRRAVILQLVSGVAGAYLDLLQFDMQLDIAKRTLDSWEESVKIARARLRQGITSKLDADQFESERANAAARVAQFERQMVQKENELSVFLGRNPSRIPRGRILTEQVFPPTVPPGLPSELLQRRPDIMQAEHELAAATARIGVAKAERFPKFSITGILGAADPQLSSLVTGTGQFGQAGLGLTGPVFNAQILGFQQEAAVAQAKQALAHYEQTILVAFKEVEDALVAVRTADSQRIAQQEQVTALRSALRLADLRYKGGLTSYVDVLIAKRDLFVAELELTSTHRLHLVSMVQLYKALGGGWSPESPEETIAISSSAKQTP; from the coding sequence ATGCGGTCGGTCTGTGGCCTCTTTTTGTCCTCCGTGTTGCTGATGTCCTGCGCCATGGGACCGGACTACTCGCGGCCCGATATCAAAACGGCCGACCAGTTCCGCATGTCCGATACTGAAGGGGAATCGATCGCCAATCTTCCCTGGTGGGAATTACTCCACGACGAGGAATTGCAAAAACTCATTCGTGTAGCGTTGGAGGAAAATAAAAATCTTCAGGAAGCGGCCGCCAGTGTCGAGGAATTTCAAGCTCGAGTGTTCATTGAACGAATGGATTTTGCGCCGCAATTAAGTACGCAACTCAATGCTCCGGTCTTAGGGAAGTTCGGCGGTTTTGCCAGACCGGGATTTCCGAGCAACTTTAGTTATTTTGGTATCGGGAATCTGAATTGGGAGATTGATATCTGGGGACGCATCCGTCGGTCAAATGAAGCGGCGTTTGGCGATCTGCTTGCCCGCGAAGAAAATCGACGGGCCGTTATCCTCCAGTTGGTGAGTGGTGTGGCGGGAGCGTATTTGGATCTGTTGCAGTTCGACATGCAATTGGACATTGCCAAACGCACGCTTGATTCCTGGGAAGAATCGGTGAAAATCGCCCGTGCGCGATTACGACAGGGAATCACTTCCAAACTCGATGCCGACCAATTCGAGTCGGAACGGGCCAATGCGGCGGCCCGGGTCGCCCAATTCGAGCGGCAAATGGTCCAGAAGGAAAACGAATTGAGTGTGTTCCTTGGCCGGAATCCCTCCAGGATTCCACGAGGCCGGATTCTCACCGAGCAGGTTTTTCCGCCAACGGTCCCGCCGGGCCTGCCTTCGGAATTGCTCCAGCGCCGCCCGGATATCATGCAAGCCGAACACGAACTGGCAGCGGCCACGGCCCGCATTGGTGTCGCGAAAGCGGAACGGTTTCCCAAGTTCTCGATTACGGGTATTCTTGGCGCCGCGGATCCTCAACTATCAAGTTTGGTGACCGGCACCGGTCAATTTGGACAAGCCGGGCTGGGACTCACCGGTCCGGTGTTCAATGCGCAAATTCTGGGATTTCAACAAGAGGCCGCAGTGGCCCAGGCGAAACAGGCGCTGGCGCATTACGAGCAGACCATTCTTGTGGCCTTCAAAGAAGTGGAGGATGCCCTGGTGGCGGTGCGCACGGCCGATTCTCAACGGATAGCCCAGCAGGAACAGGTGACGGCCCTGCGTTCGGCCTTGCGTTTGGCCGATCTTCGTTATAAAGGCGGCCTGACCAGTTATGTTGATGTGCTCATCGCCAAACGAGACTTATTCGTTGCCGAACTCGAACTCACATCCACCCATCGGCTGCATTTGGTATCGATGGTGCAACTCTATAAAGCCTTGGGTGGAGGATGGTCCCCCGAATCTCCAGAAGAAACCATCGCCATTTCCAGTTCAGCAAAGCAAACACCATAA
- the wecB gene encoding non-hydrolyzing UDP-N-acetylglucosamine 2-epimerase: MKRIDLIAGARPNFMKIAPIIDALKAAEGQGGPLRFRLIHTGQHYDRAMSGSFFQDLGIPEPDINLEVGSGTQAEQTSAIMVAYERLLVKDKSDLTLVVGDVTSTMACSIVARKLEVPVAHVEGGIRSGDWAMPEEINRVVTDSITNWFFTTSETANDNLRRSGVSDSRIFFVGNTMIDTLFKQLPNLRPPSCWAALGLEAQRYFVVTLHRPANVDGDQQLLRLLHAISESTHRLPVVFPVHPRTAKNLRDLDNRTPQLNYIDPLGYLEFNYLVKHARGVITDSGGITEETTVLGVPCLTLRDNTERPETITIGTNELIGTDPNKLPPALARLMEGKWKKGAIPPKWDGKAAERIVEHLERLL; the protein is encoded by the coding sequence ATGAAAAGAATTGATCTGATTGCCGGAGCCAGGCCGAATTTCATGAAGATTGCTCCAATCATCGACGCCCTGAAGGCGGCGGAGGGGCAGGGTGGACCGTTACGGTTTAGACTGATCCATACAGGACAGCACTATGACCGGGCTATGTCCGGAAGCTTCTTTCAGGATCTCGGAATCCCGGAGCCAGACATAAATTTGGAAGTAGGGTCAGGCACACAGGCTGAGCAAACCTCCGCCATTATGGTGGCGTATGAAAGGCTGCTGGTAAAGGACAAAAGCGACCTGACCCTCGTTGTAGGGGATGTGACATCGACTATGGCCTGCTCCATCGTGGCCCGTAAGCTGGAGGTGCCGGTGGCGCATGTTGAAGGCGGCATCCGCTCGGGCGACTGGGCCATGCCGGAGGAGATCAATCGAGTCGTCACCGACTCCATCACTAACTGGTTTTTCACTACGAGCGAGACGGCAAATGACAATCTACGCCGGTCCGGCGTTTCGGATTCCCGCATCTTCTTTGTGGGCAATACGATGATCGATACTTTATTCAAGCAGCTTCCGAACTTGCGTCCACCGTCCTGTTGGGCAGCACTCGGGCTTGAGGCGCAGCGTTACTTTGTCGTCACCTTGCATCGACCGGCGAATGTCGACGGGGATCAGCAATTGTTGAGGCTTTTGCATGCCATTTCCGAGAGCACACACAGGCTTCCTGTGGTGTTTCCCGTGCACCCCCGCACCGCCAAGAATCTTCGCGATCTCGACAACCGGACCCCACAACTCAATTATATTGATCCGCTAGGCTATCTGGAATTCAACTACCTGGTGAAGCATGCTCGTGGGGTAATCACCGATTCCGGAGGCATTACCGAGGAGACCACGGTACTAGGGGTGCCGTGCTTGACCCTGCGTGACAATACGGAGCGTCCTGAGACCATTACGATTGGAACCAATGAACTTATTGGTACCGATCCGAACAAGCTCCCTCCGGCGCTTGCACGATTGATGGAGGGCAAGTGGAAAAAAGGCGCTATTCCTCCGAAATGGGACGGTAAGGCGGCAGAACGAATCGTTGAGCACTTGGAACGATTGCTGTAA
- a CDS encoding pirin family protein, with protein sequence MKSISGIYKPGSTHMVGDGFPARNIFPSQNLTEEISPFLLLDYAGPASFPPTNQRRGVGEHPHRGFETVTIVYQGKVAHRDSAGNGGTIGPGDVQWMTAASGVVHEELHEQAWAREGGTLQMIQLWVNLPKSLKMGAPRYQTVLNEDIPHSNLGGPGGVIRVIAGEYEGLKGPARTFTPVHLYDLSLLAGHRAELRLPVGYNTGLFVLSGKLVVNGSDKVGEAEMALCDPQGTQVDLEATEEARVLVLSGEPILEPVARMGPFVMNTDEELVQAVNDYRAGRMGRLE encoded by the coding sequence ATGAAATCGATTTCAGGAATCTACAAACCGGGGTCCACTCACATGGTAGGGGACGGGTTTCCGGCACGGAATATTTTTCCAAGCCAAAATCTGACCGAAGAAATCAGTCCCTTTCTGCTCCTGGATTATGCAGGTCCGGCATCGTTCCCTCCGACGAATCAACGGCGGGGGGTCGGGGAGCATCCTCATCGTGGGTTTGAGACCGTGACCATCGTCTATCAGGGAAAAGTCGCGCATCGGGATTCGGCCGGAAACGGAGGAACCATCGGACCGGGTGATGTGCAATGGATGACGGCGGCTTCTGGAGTGGTGCATGAAGAGCTTCATGAACAAGCCTGGGCCAGGGAGGGCGGCACGCTCCAAATGATTCAACTCTGGGTCAATCTGCCCAAGTCATTAAAGATGGGCGCACCCCGCTACCAGACCGTGCTCAATGAGGACATTCCGCACTCCAATCTGGGTGGACCAGGCGGTGTGATCCGTGTGATCGCCGGGGAATATGAGGGGCTCAAAGGGCCGGCCAGGACGTTCACGCCCGTGCACCTGTATGATCTGAGTTTGCTCGCCGGACACCGGGCTGAGTTACGTCTTCCGGTTGGATATAATACCGGCCTGTTCGTCCTTAGTGGGAAGTTGGTCGTGAATGGATCGGACAAAGTCGGGGAGGCCGAAATGGCCCTTTGTGACCCGCAGGGGACGCAGGTGGATCTTGAGGCCACGGAGGAGGCAAGGGTGTTGGTGCTAAGTGGAGAACCCATTCTGGAACCGGTTGCCCGCATGGGCCCTTTTGTCATGAACACTGATGAAGAACTCGTGCAGGCTGTGAACGATTATCGTGCCGGAAGGATGGGGCGACTTGAGTAA
- a CDS encoding efflux RND transporter periplasmic adaptor subunit, which produces MIRRIIGILLVVLTGCGQGATSPPDPPPPTVEVVTVTTQDLPDEPEFIGQTEAFRPVEIRSQVTGIIKKVFFTEGRNVKQGDRLYLIDPVPFKAAYLSAKARVTQAQARLVQARQDFARVEPLLEEQAVSQKDVDDAVAEGLAAKAALEAAQGDLVKSRFDLSNTLIVAPIGGRISKSRFYEGRLVSAQTDLMTTIDQLDPMYVNVSVPETYLLRRRRELAAHRVQRPDLFQLRGVMTFADGSVYPHEGKLDFADVAIRSETGTLQGRFAFPNPEADLSPGKSYLYPGQFVRIRLKGYIRTDAILIPQRAVQQGPKGTFVNVIGADDKVEVREVDATGWRGGEWLIEEGLQPGERIVVEGFHRIQPGMQVNPVPFRNGEVTSDSPSHENPTPSETAQENS; this is translated from the coding sequence GTGATTCGTAGGATCATCGGGATACTCCTGGTTGTTCTTACAGGATGTGGGCAGGGAGCGACCTCACCCCCTGATCCTCCACCGCCGACGGTGGAAGTGGTGACAGTCACCACCCAGGATCTCCCCGATGAACCCGAATTCATCGGACAAACCGAGGCCTTTCGCCCGGTGGAGATCCGGTCCCAGGTGACGGGCATCATTAAGAAAGTGTTTTTCACCGAAGGCAGGAATGTCAAGCAAGGTGACCGGTTGTATCTCATCGACCCCGTGCCCTTTAAAGCGGCTTATCTGAGTGCCAAAGCCAGAGTGACACAAGCGCAGGCTCGACTGGTACAAGCGAGGCAGGACTTCGCTCGCGTCGAACCTCTCCTGGAAGAACAAGCGGTCAGTCAAAAGGACGTGGACGATGCCGTGGCTGAAGGATTAGCTGCCAAAGCCGCTTTGGAAGCAGCGCAGGGCGATCTGGTCAAGTCCAGGTTTGATCTGAGCAACACCCTGATCGTGGCTCCGATCGGGGGACGTATTTCGAAAAGTCGATTTTATGAAGGACGTCTGGTGTCTGCCCAGACAGATCTGATGACCACCATCGATCAATTGGATCCCATGTATGTGAATGTGTCGGTTCCGGAAACCTATTTGTTGCGGCGGAGGCGTGAACTGGCGGCCCACAGAGTCCAGAGGCCCGATCTCTTTCAATTACGCGGAGTCATGACGTTCGCAGATGGCAGTGTCTATCCCCACGAAGGTAAGTTGGATTTTGCCGATGTGGCCATCCGGTCGGAGACGGGGACCTTGCAGGGACGTTTTGCCTTTCCCAATCCTGAGGCCGACCTTTCTCCCGGTAAATCCTATTTGTATCCCGGACAATTCGTCCGCATCCGGCTGAAGGGATATATCCGGACCGATGCGATTTTGATTCCCCAGCGTGCGGTGCAACAGGGCCCGAAAGGTACGTTTGTGAATGTGATCGGAGCCGACGATAAAGTCGAAGTGCGTGAAGTGGACGCCACCGGTTGGCGTGGGGGCGAGTGGCTCATTGAAGAGGGCCTTCAGCCGGGAGAGCGGATCGTGGTTGAAGGATTTCATCGAATCCAACCGGGAATGCAAGTCAATCCCGTGCCGTTCCGGAATGGAGAGGTTACATCGGACAGCCCGAGCCATGAGAATCCGACACCTTCTGAAACCGCACAGGAGAACTCATGA
- a CDS encoding SnoaL-like domain-containing protein — protein sequence MSIQQQVQAVIDGVLGGKLLETFDKYYADNVVMSENLKDERVGKAANREYEQKFLDNVQEFHGAKTGRVIVDGDHAAVEWTFDLTFKGGNRVKMQQVAVQTWKDGKIIREDFYHG from the coding sequence ATGAGTATTCAACAACAGGTTCAAGCCGTGATCGATGGGGTTTTGGGCGGGAAGCTTTTGGAAACTTTTGATAAGTATTACGCCGACAACGTCGTGATGAGCGAAAACCTAAAAGACGAGCGAGTCGGAAAAGCGGCTAATCGAGAATATGAGCAAAAGTTTTTAGATAATGTTCAGGAATTTCATGGGGCAAAGACTGGACGGGTCATCGTTGACGGGGATCATGCTGCGGTGGAATGGACGTTTGACCTGACCTTTAAAGGCGGAAATCGGGTGAAGATGCAGCAGGTGGCCGTGCAAACCTGGAAGGATGGAAAAATCATTCGGGAAGATTTTTATCACGGATGA
- a CDS encoding glycosyltransferase family 4 protein yields the protein MTGILFYAFLLSILIGTLLTPCLMLGATRMGILDQPDLRKVHKEPIARVGGIAFALGALVAIGYWAPHHQVVLGTLAGALIIVCMGSLDDFFDLPVRYKFMGQVLAAGVVTLSTGISWQPLSSLLGVDLPSWASIALTIFLLVTVTNAMNLSDGLDGLAGGLSFASFALVAYLAYQINDSLVLYLTLPVMGGLLGFLRFNTYPARVFMGDGGSQFLGFVLGVSALLLTQSDRSPISSWLVMFIFAVPLMDLVAVTLQRLLSGGSPFKADRQHVHHKLLSLGFSHHQVVLILYGLQLMLVMMAYGARWSNDGFLMGMYLLILAGFGTFYYGVGSGRLHSNTFRKWSKAFLYWRNWVDSNQWLSQWCLYGLLVGMMGFFLLGVLSSFSIPTEISYLALGLVGLVLVGMLGNEKSILLTTRMALYLGSTFVLYWVEDVLSEAASPLAGLFQGFFILLIIGLLLAIYLDKDKRFQPNPMDYLLLFLALMLPGVLKFQIGAVHVGEMMAKLIVLFFVCEVLLQAFSSKMRHLRYVSGVVLLNLAIRVFW from the coding sequence ATGACAGGCATCCTGTTCTATGCATTTTTACTCTCTATTTTGATTGGCACCCTCTTGACTCCATGTCTCATGCTTGGTGCAACCAGAATGGGAATACTCGATCAGCCGGATCTGCGAAAAGTTCATAAAGAACCAATCGCCAGAGTTGGGGGCATTGCCTTTGCGCTAGGTGCGTTGGTTGCCATTGGCTATTGGGCACCTCACCATCAGGTGGTGCTTGGCACGCTGGCGGGTGCCCTCATCATCGTTTGTATGGGGAGTCTGGACGACTTTTTCGATTTGCCGGTTCGTTACAAATTTATGGGGCAGGTGTTAGCGGCTGGAGTAGTTACCCTATCCACAGGAATTTCATGGCAACCCCTTTCGTCCCTATTAGGCGTGGATCTGCCCTCCTGGGCCTCCATTGCCTTGACAATATTCCTTTTGGTTACGGTGACGAATGCCATGAATCTCTCGGATGGACTGGATGGATTGGCGGGGGGCCTATCCTTTGCCAGCTTCGCACTGGTTGCTTATTTGGCCTACCAAATCAATGACAGTTTAGTCCTGTATCTTACGCTTCCGGTCATGGGTGGTTTACTGGGGTTTTTGAGATTTAATACCTATCCTGCACGAGTCTTTATGGGAGACGGGGGTAGTCAGTTTCTGGGATTTGTATTGGGGGTGTCGGCGTTGCTTTTGACGCAGTCTGATCGCTCTCCGATCAGTTCCTGGTTAGTGATGTTTATCTTTGCTGTCCCGTTGATGGATTTGGTCGCGGTCACCCTGCAACGACTGCTTTCAGGGGGATCTCCATTTAAGGCCGATCGGCAACACGTTCATCATAAGTTGTTATCGCTCGGTTTTTCACATCATCAGGTCGTTCTCATCCTCTATGGCTTGCAACTAATGTTGGTAATGATGGCCTATGGAGCCCGCTGGAGTAATGATGGGTTCCTAATGGGAATGTATCTTCTCATACTGGCCGGGTTTGGCACGTTTTATTATGGTGTGGGATCCGGTCGATTGCACTCAAATACTTTTCGAAAATGGAGTAAGGCGTTTTTGTACTGGCGAAATTGGGTCGATTCAAACCAATGGCTTTCCCAATGGTGCCTATATGGTCTGTTGGTCGGCATGATGGGATTTTTTCTGCTGGGGGTGCTTTCATCTTTTTCCATACCTACAGAAATTTCGTATCTTGCTTTGGGACTTGTCGGTTTGGTGTTGGTTGGTATGCTGGGGAATGAGAAATCAATTCTTCTCACTACCAGAATGGCACTCTATCTGGGATCCACGTTCGTTCTGTATTGGGTCGAAGATGTCCTCTCAGAAGCGGCATCGCCGCTGGCGGGACTATTTCAGGGATTTTTTATTCTGCTGATCATCGGGTTGTTGTTAGCGATTTATTTGGACAAAGATAAACGGTTTCAGCCTAACCCCATGGATTATTTATTACTTTTCCTGGCATTAATGTTGCCAGGAGTGCTGAAGTTTCAAATTGGAGCAGTGCATGTAGGCGAGATGATGGCTAAACTCATTGTTCTCTTCTTTGTCTGTGAAGTTTTGCTTCAGGCATTTTCATCCAAGATGCGCCATTTGAGATACGTCTCAGGGGTTGTCTTGCTGAATCTAGCAATCCGTGTTTTTTGGTAA
- a CDS encoding SDR family NAD(P)-dependent oxidoreductase, producing MMISLNGKVVMITGALGGLGQTVTEKFSQAGAKVVVVGRELPEKLPEGRLGISADVTDEAEVQRLMKETVQKATRMDCLINLVGGFAMGRLSETEVSVWTKMVSLNLASAFLLSREATRLISKQGSGRIIHMAAQAAVDPFPGAGAYIVSKSGLVVLIRVLALELAGSGVKVNGVLPSTIDTPANRQSMPDADPNEWVKPEAIAALLVFLASDEAEALNGALIPIGSS from the coding sequence ATGATGATATCCCTGAATGGAAAAGTTGTCATGATCACAGGGGCCTTGGGTGGATTAGGACAGACGGTGACCGAGAAGTTCTCCCAAGCGGGTGCCAAGGTAGTGGTGGTGGGTCGGGAACTTCCCGAGAAGCTTCCGGAAGGGCGGCTGGGCATTTCAGCGGATGTCACCGATGAGGCTGAGGTTCAGCGGCTGATGAAGGAGACCGTGCAAAAAGCTACACGCATGGATTGTTTGATTAATCTGGTTGGAGGGTTTGCCATGGGTCGCCTTTCGGAGACGGAAGTATCGGTATGGACCAAAATGGTATCCCTTAATTTGGCGTCGGCCTTTTTGCTGTCGAGGGAGGCGACTCGCCTGATATCAAAGCAAGGTTCCGGCCGGATCATTCATATGGCCGCTCAGGCCGCTGTTGATCCATTTCCTGGAGCCGGGGCCTATATTGTTTCTAAGTCCGGTCTTGTTGTGCTGATCAGGGTGCTGGCTCTGGAGTTAGCTGGTTCGGGGGTGAAAGTGAATGGGGTGTTGCCATCCACTATTGATACGCCGGCTAATCGACAAAGCATGCCTGACGCCGATCCCAACGAATGGGTGAAGCCCGAAGCCATTGCCGCGCTTCTTGTGTTTCTCGCCTCTGATGAGGCTGAGGCCCTGAATGGGGCACTCATTCCTATCGGGTCATCATAG